GACCCATTTCATTTGAACTGGTCTTGAAACAAATTTTACTTAGCATTACACAAACCCTGCTCCACCCATAAACCTATGCACACAAACTGACTTCCCACAGTAACGGCAACAAAATCATCAGCATCAAGGTCCATCTTGGCATGAACCTGTTGAATATGATTCCTGATGTGACCGTACTGTTTTTGCAAAACAAAGAATTCACTGGTCCAGTAGTATATTTGGCTGGTCTTGAACTGAATGATCATGGAGTTTTCCTTTCGATAAAGTCCCTAATGAGAACTTCAGTGAAGAAAACTTTCTTGGAGAGGATCACTTGGTTCAGTTAACAAAGCAAAGTTCCATGATGGCTAGATGTTTGTTTAGTATGCCTAGGGATGATATGAAAAGAATTTCGAAAATGTCTTTAAAATGTTTAAGGATCATAGAATTCATGATCAAAAATTTAGAGAGGATATGTAAAGGTTCAGAGAAAAGAGTCAAATCAACTTCAGAGAAACAATTCAGAGAAAATAGGTTCAGAGAAACGATCAGAAAGCGAATCGATCTAACTGATCTAGGttcagaacaaaaaaaaaaggggttCAGAGAAACAATTCAGAACAAAAAGAAGACCTCAACCTCTGTTGGGCCACAGAACAGACCTCAACCTCTGTTGGGTCACAAAAAGACCTCTATGGGTCACAAAGAATAACCTCTAAATGAAGGATAATGTGTTTAAGAGGAAAAAAGTGAGAAATTCAGCTATGAAAAAGAAAGCTGAAGGAAGAAATTGATCAAAAAAAGAAACAATTTGACCCTTTGGGTCTTTTGAGAATTGACCACTTTGGGTTGAAACTGACCACTATGGGTCGGAAAGAGGACCACTGTGGGTCTGAAAATGACCTCTATGGGTCTGAAAGAATGAGCCACAATAAACCAACCTCCATCATTCAACAACCAACCTCCATCATTCAACAAAACACTCATACTTCAATTCAATGTTTAATCAAGAACTACCCAAATCCAAGATTAACCAGAATCTTAAACTACAACAACATCTTAGAACAACATTCAAGAATTAGGAACAAACACCACACATACTGAATCGAAACAGGTAAATCTTACTGAGAATCCGTTGCGTGCTACAACCAATGGTGCTGCGCCAACAAGTGTGAGCTATTTCTGGGCAGAAGCAAATACAGAGGGTTGAGGCAGAACAACTACAGTAATCGCAACAACAGTAATGTGATTAGAACTCCCTGTTGCTGGAAAACCTCCCGGCGATATATTATAACGCCGACGGCGAATATTTCGGGATTGAATCACTAATTTGAAGTGTGTATTCGGCAATTATATCGAAATGTAGGACTCGAATTCGAAATCAGGAGAGAGTAATGAATCACCGATTGGGGCACCGAAGAGGTCGGTGTGTGAACGCGGTGGGTGTGATGGTGGTGCTAGATCTGCTGACGCCATTGCAAACACATGAAATTGATCGAAAATCTTTGAGAACCACCCATAAAACCACCGGAAAACACTAACAAAAAAACGCCACAATGAGAAGCCGATAAATCCTTCGATCAAAAACGTCAAAGAACGCAGAAACACATCAAGAATCTATCAACAATTTTTCAGATTCTTGCAAACACACAAAATCTTCAAGAACCCTAAAATTTGGGGAAAACTCAAGAATCAAAAATCATTTGATTCAAGGCTTTAAAGAAAATTTACGAGAGAAATTATGAGATATTAGGgagaattaaaaccctaattcgtCGAATTTTGACCCAATTCGAGCAGAATTTCAGAGCAGCAAATTTTGGGGAAAAAGAAATTGATGAGTTGATTTGAACGAAAATATTATGCGGAATTGAAGAGCCGGGATCGTtcccgctctgataccatgttagatTTCATGATCTAAGGTGGAAGAAAATCCTGGAGAAAGAGTAGGGAAGCCATTGAAGAAGGCTTGACTACGTGAGGAAGAGAGAGAGCTAAATAAAATgtgttgttttattatttttcaactaACTGATGAATACAAATGGAGTGTTGTATATATACAAGCTACTAACAAATATAACAAACTTTTCTTGTACTAAGGAAAGTATAGAACAACCTAGTCAATCATTGACTTGCATCTTCATATGCAAGAGGGCAATCTCCAACAATTGTTAATGGTaaaatttcttgtagtggtttGTGCTTAAGCTGATTAAATTCGTTTTGTGATTAAATTCGTGAAAGAGATGCAAGCCTATAGTAAAACCACTAGTAAAGAAAGAAGCTGTGTGCCATTCATAATTCATCGAATTAtcgataataaaataataattagattCGTGATTGACATAGAACATTAGAAGAATGTCAAGGATGCTATTTGAGCCAACAACGTTCATGGTCGTGAATCACATTCTTGGCCGCATGCACGtacattaatttttaatttgctGTCTTAAtgggaagtgataaatccaaggaaatttTTACTTCTCCCAAGGAAATCCATATTTtttcaaagatgatttccttggaagaagtgaattattccttggatttatcatttccctGTCTTAATCATAGGCCTTCATAACCGCACAAACGCCACACTACTAACCAAATTTTTAGTCATCGCCAATTCTAACATCacaaaaaataaaggaattagtTCACACTTTGTTGAATACACGTCTGCATTTCCTAACAAATTTGGCACCAAGCCCTCTAGCTTGTTGCCCAAACCCCTCATGTATGGTACAATCAATTGTACTTACTATAATTAGTCTTGAATTCTTGATACATTAGAATATACAACATATTATATAATAAAATTTGCTTGAATCCTCGTTTTCAAAATAATTTCCGTCGTAATTATAAGAACTTCATTTTTCTCTTATTTGTGTCATTTACCTTTATTGAGAAAAATATCCCACATGTGAGTTGAGGTTAACGATCTTACATGAAAGGAATAGAGGGAGATTGactaaaatataaaatttgttACTCCACCTGTCACCAATTGATTTTAGTATGAAACCTCATCAAACTTATACATGGTCAATTTATTCTCTTGTATGGACTTGTGTATGGCACGATgattttatcattatttttagaaaaaattgtcaaatacaacctaataaagtttgCTATTttccaattacaacctcaaatttctatttttggccaattgcaaccttaaacttatacatccattttaaattacaacccgaaattattttccggcaaaaatcaccggaagatgatgtcatactgttattaaaaaaaatagttacatattttccataaaaaaattaaatcgataaataagaaataaaacaaaaaaaatttaaaataatcgaaaaataatttttttaacagATATTATGTACGTCATAATTTTCTTTTAATAACgttatgacatcatcttccagtgatttttgccggaaaatgatattgggttgtaatttaaaatagatgtacaagtttaaggttgtaattggcaaaattaaaaatttaaggttgtatttggcaaatagagaactttattaggttgtaatTGGCCAATTCGCCTATTATTACACATTCTCTGATGCTatatgttccggtgttgtaaagatggaaacaatgggcttcgaatgaaggcccttttgtatgtgttgaagatcttgcttgtttgaatgagtggagtccgaattcacctgcacaagagcaaagtcactggcctcgggggtgtttccgaggaaagcccctccgatgcctaagtaagaatgatgctcggattctagagagaagttctctagaagagtagtcttaaggcgataaattggacgtaccttgaggtgtgagccttggcggcctatttatagtgtttgcataataaatgcccataggtcacttATTggtattgggccttgggccttaatggatggctgaatagccgttggtaggtttgatgttgttgtttagagccattgggctttggacttagtggcccaattgagaattaattgggagcccaaacaacatgccccccagacccggtccatttagaattaaatgggtgggtttccagctgtcagaagtccgaaagttccctctcttttttgaaaagggatgatttgcattgatgacaagtgttgggaattGTACTGTGtcatggagatcgtgggtttgaggaagttgatgcgccctttctcttttctataaatactgggtgccTTGCTCCTTTTAAACTTTTTACTCCTtatttcaaacccattctctctctaaattccggcgatcgcagtgcaatttgcttcttcagatctacgaaattcggccaactttagacttcgggaacttgtgttgttcgctttatcggcgaattccgcttcggaaaaaggtaatttgtttctgagttctccttttttcttcgttcttccttctacccctcaatctaaaccctagatcgagatttcgcgaccatggcaaagaataggggcaaaaaCAAGTTCGttgttggctcctctagtgagagagagaacgtgccttcggggagGTTACCGAAATCTTCGAGGGGTCGACCTTCGGAGAGGCCGTTGGAGAAGAGTTcgattggttgggatgcttccgaaGATGAACGTGCAACCTCTGGTGAGAGAGCTGGTTTTTCGGGTGTTCGTCGTCGTTACtccgagtttccagttcattggtcggaagctgatccgaagggcaagtatgcctcaattttgcatgagaccacgcagatcgacggtccgttggagaaatcggtcagcggtgactggttggtggaagcgaagttagggaattatcatcggaaggccgaggagctatacggaattcagcatgccttggggtactggtgcgagcttcctgaacaagagcgtcctcgggtgactcatccaccgagggggttcatttccgtgtatactcaccatttggagaatggtctccgctttcctttggatccgttcgtatccgaggttttggtgtcgtacaacattagtttggcccagctcacacccaaatctatgaggcacataatcggatttagatgggtgtgtgacttcgtcaatttcccttgctctgtcgctatttttcgggatcttcacgatctggttctcaaccatgcttccaagggtgatgggtatggttggtggaccattgtcaacaagaagtcccgaaagaggggggatccgaactacatcacggcgtacccctaccttagctctgaccacaattggaagacggagtggttgctcgtccgtgtgccgacggatccgaagcatcccaacttttatcgtcctccgaagtggttcgtggctcctgatcctgatatgagggGTGTGGCGGCTCCAGATCGGAACCATCGCCACTATGTGGacctcctccagtggttcttggctcaagaggataaccaccgactgccgtctagctggctcccgaatctcaattacattctgagggaggacattcttgctgttgccggtctcagcaggatttttgacaggggtaggtgtctttcggctgagaccgttttttcagtgagtttgtcctctTTCCTGTTTCGTTTTGCTGAcatgttttgtgctttgtttttgcagagtacggctttagctgcattgatcctaagaagttgggcatttctttggatttgaagactattcacgacccggctcccgagtacaagttcggaaaagataaccctcgtaatcctcgtctgaaggattacgtgttgtctcctttgggggttgctcggatatccgaagttcgagctgatccgtgggattccgcCTCTTCTGTTGAAGCTGTTCCTGTGAAGGTTGTGCTTCCTGAGTTGAAGACGActtcggatccggtgagtgttcatttataggctcgattttctgtttatctttttcttttcggttggccgtcggctaacgtcttggtcctggaccatctttttagggtcctggggctgacgctgtgccgcgtgccgttccttcggtttcatctccggctcggatagatatctctttatctaggaaccgggtatttcccgcttttttctctatttcttcctttttcttcttttacattcgttgacccttggtctcccctttttaggatcaacgcaaaaggaagggtagcactcttttgaggccttccacgcatccgaagaaagcgaaggcttctcagccctcggagaaggtatttgttctgacttggagtTTTTGTAGTTCGTTTCTCCCCTTTTCGGAAACTAATCTTTGAATGCTTGCTATGCAGGAAGCagtttcggaagtcatgcctcctcctaagaatcttcttcacttcatgcccttgccagggcagaagttaaagagtgtggtggttgctgaaCCGCCGGCCGTGGATCAGCCGCTgatcgaggaagatatcatccCTTCTCCCCTTAAACCATCTGCTGCTTTGGGGATCgaaatccaggatatcaccgaggtgatggaggcgattgaagccgattTTGTTCCTGTTTCGGATGTCCCTGAGGTAGCTGGGGAGAAGAAGGAGTCTGCTGATCTTCCCTTCGAGAGGGAGAAGAGTCCAGACAAGGAGATGATAGATCTCTCGGGCCCCGAAGCTGCGGTCCCCGAGGTTCAGAAGGAGGTTCCCTCTGCTggagaggaggagcagcccgagcaaggtttgacgaggaagaggcgccactcaactttgggttctacttctacctcggccctggataggctgatccatgctgatccctgttcggatgttccgctaaaacggatccccgaagaagtaagggaggcgatggctcgatatgccagggctccgattttgggagaggaccctttggctcacgtgggatccttggtgggccccgaggctgctcgggagaatctgcttcgtgctaacccgcagtggagggttcctggggccgaagagaggaatccggcaatgatggcccagtactatctgaacgaggtaatttgctagatttttctctttgagttgtgtttttgttttatgtttttcctattttgctcatctttctctcgttcccaggctgttttctggtcttcgttcgcttccgagtgtagctcggttgaggagaaacaactgaggaaatatcgtgaggcttatgctcgtgatattcccattttggaccagaaggctgggcaactcctctccgagcttacggaactcaagcagctgtaccttcactatagtcgcgaggctagagagtctgctgagaagatcgggaccgaggttggccagctcatcttccgagttgaagatgatgctgagaagatcgcttcctttgctgaggagaagaaggatatggccgctaagttcgctagcgaacttgaGGAAAAAGATAGACTCTTCCAGGAGATGAAGTCTAAATTTGAAGCGGCCGACAAGGAGCGTAAAGAGGCGGAGTTAAGGCTCCACCATTTTGTCCAGCATCGGGAGCTGATCCAGCAGCAAGCTGATAAGGTGCCTGTCCTTCGGCTGAAGCTTCGGGAAAAAGATGACTATATTCGGAAGCTGGAGCAGGAGCGAGTcaacctctacactgctgatcagtgtagagagcagtactggaacggcatcctgggtgctcggcgcatgtttgcgaagcacatgcctcacttcccttggaacgagaaagttcctctatggatgcaggccgaggaccacttggtggaatgccaagctgatcgagatgaagctgaagctgaacgccaagctgctcttgcagaggctcgggcccagaaggcaacttccgaaggtgataccactgctgggggttcttcgaaggatgctcccctaggggccgcttctgagactcccaagagttagggattcgggcagtcgtcttcttcagagtcggtcggttccagttgaggacttccgaatatgtgcttgcttttcccccttttgcctcggcgctgcgttgtactcatttctttttgttttctttagtacttcggtaggccggtattgtctgttgatggctgccgattttaacttgtttcattttgttttcaatttttgaggttttcgatgtgtttgtacttcccccaaatattgaataaaaaatgaatgtttgttacttggctgcttcttttcaacttgttctttcgcaatttttaggtctttaaatccgtagatttctcgagctcctctttctgtagacttgctaaaaaccttttgatcttgcgagctctttaaatccgtagatctgctaagagactctttagttttgcgagttcttcaaatccgtagatctgctaagagactctttgactttgtgagttcttcaaatccgtagatctgctaagagactctttagttttgcgagttcttcaaatccgtagatctgctaagagactctttagttttgcgagttcttcaaatccgtagatctgctaagagactctttagtttccagactcttcaaatccgtcgatctgctcagaggtttggattgttcttccgatctcttgtggttcggaaacctgggcaagagatcgctagtctgcctctttagttatgccttcggcgatccgtggatctgagccggagttttataacttgattcgagcgactgtttgttgcgaacaaattttattagggtaccgcgaatccgaggattctggacggttccctgaagtgtatgatttggtcatttcttgcattttatcaaggaatgggcaaagtcaacctgtttttggtctcggattgatcagatccgaggctgcatatatatataaagggacaataaatgtagagataagtttaatgaaacacatggtgccaatggctttcctcttctcattaaacaacttacttggtttacagacagagatcatacaaaatatttcttgagaacatcggtattccaatggttcttcagaattgttccatctaactgtttcagcatatacgtgcctggccttttttcggaatggatgatgtatggtccttcccaagtggctgagagtttgccatggatccgtcctttctgaaccgaggcggcgtttctgagtactagatcaccgacttttaggggtctggcgttgactcttcggttgtaatgcttgttgaccctctgcaaataggctgcgttgagtgtccttgcatcgttccgagcttcatccagtagatcgagagcttcggatagaagctggttgttgctttctccttggagcccatcatacctgttgtatgcctggatcctcaggctttctgttccgatttccacaggaattacagcttcggatccgtatacaaggtggaacggtgtttgtccggtagcttctttttcagtggtccgaagggaccatagcattccgggtagctcttctaaccatttgtttttgtcatcctcgactcttttcttgagtgcgttgaggatgagtttgttagcggcttcggcttgcccgttgctttgtgggtgacagactgccgagtatgctaggtgtatgccgaactgtttgcaccacttttgcaacggggtgttgtcgaactgtttcccgtggtcgaagaccatcagtcttggtatgccgaaccttgtgatgatgttctgccatatgaacttgcggacctgaggttcggtgatggaggagacagcttcggcttcgatccatttgctaaaatagtcgactcctacaatcaaccacttcttctggttcgtcgctgaggggaagggaccaatgatgtctaacccccactgtgcgaatggtaagggatacagtgttgattgtagggcttgagctggttgatggatggctggtgcgaacttttggcatttctcgcatttccttgccatctgctttgcctcggaaaccatagtgggccaccagtacccagcccgaagggctttatgtgctaatgtcctacctccaatgtggtttccgcatatcccgaggtggatttcccttaggatgtagtcagcgtctgttggacccacacattttagcagcggagcagagaatgatttcctcatgagctctccttcggcgctgatgatgaaccatctgttgaatcttttcagttttctcgcttgcagcttatcttcaggaagttctcccctttctttgtatgcaactactgcgtccatccagctcggTTCGGTgcgtaagctgcatactgtggtgggtagcaagtcgatgcttctctcctggtgaacttccacgtggaccgacctgtttaggtcgatgagtgtcgagcttgcgagttttgacagtgcgtctgcttgcgcgttctgtcctcggggaatgaggatcttaactttgacgttaaggatttaatctttgctaaataggctgtcatgctgggccatttggcctcatactctcctcggatctggttggctacaagctgggaatcagttttgaggcgaacatgttcggcctccagggataaacaaagctctatccctgcgattgcggcctcgtattcggcctcgttgttggttgctttgaagccgaacttcagtgcatactctatgcttttccccgtcggggggattagtacaactcctgcccctgagccgtttactgtggaagatccgtcagtgaagacctcccaagtgcttttcgtatcatccaacatttcctggtatgagcactcggccaagaagtctgccaatgcttgtgctttgattgctgtcctcggctgatatttgatgccgaactctgatagttcgaaggcccaggcagccaatcttcctgacctctctattttgtcgagtactttttcgagcggttggtcagttagcactgtgatctggtgggagtcgaagtatggcctcagttttcgtgcagctaccactactgcatatgcgactttctcgatgagtgggtaccgggtttcggctcctgtaagtgttcggctggtgaagtagattggctgttgcttcttttcttcttcccgaagaagcactgcgctgacggttccagggctaactgcgacatataggtacagggtttccccctcctttggtctggccagtgtcggcagttgagctaggtgggctctgagttgctgaaaagcttctttttgctcctgttcccatatcagttcgggatccactttcctcgggacccccttt
This genomic stretch from Spinacia oleracea cultivar Varoflay chromosome 3, BTI_SOV_V1, whole genome shotgun sequence harbors:
- the LOC130469349 gene encoding uncharacterized protein is translated as MAKNRGKNKFVVGSSSERENVPSGRLPKSSRGRPSERPLEKSSIGWDASEDERATSGERAGFSGVRRRYSEFPVHWSEADPKGKYASILHETTQIDGPLEKSVSGDWLVEAKLGNYHRKAEELYGIQHALGYWCELPEQERPRVTHPPRGFISVYTHHLENGLRFPLDPFVSEVLVSYNISLAQLTPKSMRHIIGFRWVCDFVNFPCSVAIFRDLHDLVLNHASKGDGYGWWTIVNKKSRKRGDPNYITAYPYLSSDHNWKTEWLLVRVPTDPKHPNFYRPPKWFVAPDPDMRGVAAPDRNHRHYVDLLQWFLAQEDNHRLPSSWLPNLNYILREDILAVAGLSRIFDREYGFSCIDPKKLGISLDLKTIHDPAPEYKFGKDNPRNPRLKDYVLSPLGVARISEVRADPWDSASSVEAVPVKVVLPELKTTSDPDQRKRKGSTLLRPSTHPKKAKASQPSEKEAVSEVMPPPKNLLHFMPLPGQKLKSVVVAEPPAVDQPLIEEDIIPSPLKPSAALGIEIQDITEVMEAIEADFVPVSDVPEVAGEKKESADLPFEREKSPDKEMIDLSGPEAAVPEVQKEVPSAGEEEQPEQGLTRKRRHSTLGSTSTSALDRLIHADPCSDVPLKRIPEEVREAMARYARAPILGEDPLAHVGSLVGPEAARENLLRANPQWRVPGAEERNPAMMAQYYLNEAVFWSSFASECSSVEEKQLRKYREAYARDIPILDQKAGQLLSELTELKQLYLHYSREARESAEKIGTEVGQLIFRVEDDAEKIASFAEEKKDMAAKFASELEEKDRLFQEMKSKFEAADKERKEAELRLHHFVQHRELIQQQADKVPVLRLKLREKDDYIRKLEQERVNLYTADQCREQYWNGILGARRMFAKHMPHFPWNEKVPLWMQAEDHLVECQADRDEAEAERQAALAEARAQKATSEGDTTAGGSSKDAPLGAASETPKS